A window from Temnothorax longispinosus isolate EJ_2023e chromosome 1, Tlon_JGU_v1, whole genome shotgun sequence encodes these proteins:
- the LOC139818803 gene encoding odorant receptor 10-like isoform X1 — protein sequence MKITSSVSPALKICLKFFGVWPDVSYSTACWLSFMLSMLIVQYFQYLYVFKHCNVSELLNFIDGLTASLYYSLTFLKLASLWIHRRVFHQILTAMDNDWRECINIDQHLHIMTIKANVSYIFCNAMLSFTAVATVIYFLGEYITRFIFLTKDYNDTLRRFPVRTEFPHETLQSPMFEFLFVILLFHAMLHGGAAGTVDGLIFTLVFHVSGQIDIICKEFRNISENIILHKSSVYELGMLIERHNRILSFSENIEKLFSFIALMQIVWNTLVICSLGFVFIISTHTDEVGVFALVKNLFSSLGTIIELFIICFVGEYLSYKGKSITNASYESLWYNMPLNHSKVIIFIIMRSQKRLAITAGKMMDMSFEAFTSIVKASASYVSVLNAMY from the exons ATGAAAATTACGAGTTCTGTCAGCCCGGCGCTGAAAATATGTCTTAAATTTTTCGGCGTGTGGCCGGATGTATCGTATTCTACTGCCTGTTGGCTGAGCTTTATGTTAAGCATGTTAATCGTACAGTACTTCCAGTATCTGTATGTATTCAAGCATTGTAATGTCAGCGAACTCTTGAATTTTATTGACGGTCTGACAGCATCTTTATACTATAGTTtgacatttttgaaattggcTAGTTTGTGGATACATCGTCG AGTTTTTCATCAAATCCTGACTGCTATGGATAATGATTGGCGCGAGTGCATCAATATCGATCAGCATTTGCATATAATGACAATTAAAGCTAATGTATCGTATATCTTTTGTAACGCTATGTTGAGCTTCACCGCGGTCGCTacagtaatttatttcttaggCGAATATATAActcgttttatatttttaactaaagaTTACAATGACACTTTACGACGGTTTCCCGTAAGAACAGAATTTCCTCACGAAACTCTACAATCGCCGATGTTTGAATTTCTCTTTGTGATATTATTGTTTCACGCAATGTTACATGGAGGCGCGGCCGGTACTGTAGACGGATTGATCTTTACTTTG gtGTTTCATGTGAGCGGACAAAtcgatataatatgtaaagaatttagaaatatctCTGAGAATATTATTCTTCACAAATCTTCCGTATATGAATTAGGAATGCTGATCGAAAGACACAACAGAATTCTTTCATTTTCCGAAAATATCGAGAAACTCTTCTCCTTTATCGCATTAATGCAGATTGTTTGGAATACGCTAGTTATTTGCAGCTTAGGATTTGTCTTCATAATT TCTACTCATACTGACGAAGTTGGTGTTTTCGCGTTAGTAAAAAACTTGTTTTCTTCTCTTGGTACAATAATAGAactctttattatttgttttgtcgGAGAATATCTTAGCTACAAG GGTAAATCAATTACCAATGCATCATATGAATCGCTGTGGTATAATATGCCGTTAAATCAtagtaaagttataatattcataataatgaGATCTCAGAAGCGATTGGCGATCACGGCAGGGAAAATGATGGATATGTCATTCGAAGCTTTTACGAGT attgtgAAGGCATCAGCGTCATATGTATCTGTCTTGAATGCTATGTATTAA
- the LOC139818930 gene encoding odorant receptor 22c-like, protein MKITSSVSPALKIFLKFFGVWPNVSYSTVCWLSFMLSMLIVQYFQYLYVFKHCNVSELLNFIEGLTASLDYSLTFFKLASLWIHRRVFHQILTAMDNDWRECINIDQHLHIMTIKANISYLFCNAILSFIAVATVTYFLGDYVTRFIFLTEDYNDTLRWFPIRTEFPHETLQSPMFEFLFVIMLLHAMLHGGAAGTVDGLIFTLVFHMSGQIDIICQEFRNISENIILHKSFVHELRMLIERHNRILLFSENIEKLFSFIALMQIVWNTLVICSLGFVFIISTHTEIGVFALVKNFFSYLGITMELFIICFVGEYLSYKGKSIANASYESLWYNMPLNHSKVIIFIIMRSQKRLAITAGKMMDMSFEAFTSIVKASASYISVLNAMY, encoded by the exons ATGAAGATTACGAGTTCTGTCAGCCCAGCgctgaaaatatttcttaaatttttcggCGTGTGGCCGAATGTATCGTATTCTACTGTCTGTTGGCTGAGCTTTATGTTAAGCATGTTAATCGTACAGTACTTCCAGTATCTGTATGTATTCAAGCATTGTAATGTCAGCGAACTCTTGAATTTTATTGAAGGTCTGACAGCATCTCTAGACTATagtttgacattttttaaattggctaGTTTGTGGATACATCGTCG AGTTTTTCATCAAATCTTGACTGCTATGGATAATGATTGGCGCGAGTGCATCAATATCGATCAGCATTTACATATAATGACAATTAAAGCTAATATATCGTATCTCTTTTGTAACGCTATATTGAGCTTCATCGCGGTTGCTACAGTAACTTATTTCCTAGGCGATTATGTAACtcgttttatatttctaactGAAGATTACAATGACACTTTACGATGGTTTCCCATAAGAACAGAATTTCCCCATGAAACTCTACAATCGCCGATGTTTGAATTTCTCTTTGTGATAATGTTGTTACACGCAATGTTACATGGAGGTGCGGCCGGTACTGTAGACGGATTGATCTTTACTTTG gtGTTTCATATGAGCGGACAAATCGATATAATATGTCAAGAATTCAGAAATATATCTGAGAATATTATTCTTCACAAATCTTTCGTACATGAATTAAGAATGCTGATCGAAAGACACAACAGAATTCTCTTATTTTCCGAGAATATTGAGAAACTCTTCTCCTTTATCGCGTTGATGCAAATTGTTTGGAATACGCTAGTTATTTGCAGCTTAGGATTTGTCTTCATAATT TCTACTCATACTGAAATTGGTGTTTTCGCGTTAgtgaaaaactttttttcttaccTTGGCATAACAATGGAactctttattatttgtttcgtCGGAGAATATCTTAGCTACAAG GGTAAATCAATTGCCAATGCATCATACGAATCGCTGTGGTATAATATGCCGTTAAATCAtagtaaagttataatattcataataatgaGATCTCAGAAGCGATTGGCGATCACGGCAGGGAAAATGATGGATATGTCATTCGAAGCTTTTACGAGT atcgtGAAGGCATCGGCGTCATATATATCTGTCTTGAATGCTATGTATTAA
- the LOC139818746 gene encoding odorant receptor 22c-like isoform X2, producing MKITSSVSPALKICLKFFGVWPDVSYSTVCWLSFMLSMLIVQYFQYLYVFKHCNVSELLNFIDGLTVSLDYSLTFFKLAGLWIHRRVFHQILTAMDNDWRECINIDQHLHIMTIKANISYIFCNAMLSLTAVVTVIYFLGEYITRFIFLTEDYNDTLRRFPVRTEFPHETLQSPMFEFLFVILLLHAMLHGGAVGTVDGLIFTLVFHVSGQIDIICQEFRNISENIILHKFSVHELRMLIKRHNRILLFSENIEKLFSFIALMQIVWNTLVICSLGFVFIISTHTEIGVFALVKNFFSYLGITMELFIICFVGEYLSYKSKSIANASYEMLWYNMPLNHSKVIIFIIMRSQKRLTITAGKIMDMSFEAFTSIVKASASYVSVLNAMY from the exons ATGAAAATTACGAGTTCTGTCAGCCCGGCGCTGAAAATATGTCTTAAATTTTTCGGCGTGTGGCCGGATGTATCGTATTCTACTGTCTGTTGGCTGAGCTTTATGTTAAGCATGTTAATCGTACAGTACTTCCAGTATCTGTATGTATTCAAGCATTGTAATGTCAGCGAACTCTTGAATTTTATTGACGGTCTGACAGTATCTCTAGACTATagtttgacattttttaaattggctgGTTTGTGGATACATCGTCG AGTTTTTCATCAAATCCTGACGGCTATGGATAATGATTGGCGCGAGTGCATCAATATTGATCAGCATTTGCATATAATGACAATTAAAGCTAATATATCGTATATCTTTTGTAACGCTATGTTGAGCTTAACCGCGGTCGTTacagtaatttatttcttaggCGAATACATAACtcgttttatatttctaactGAAGATTACAATGACACTTTACGACGGTTTCCCGTAAGAACAGAATTTCCCCACGAAACTCTACAATCGCCGATGTTTGAATTTCTCTTTGTGATATTATTGTTACACGCAATGTTACATGGAGGCGCAGTTGGTACTGTAGACGGATTGATCTTTACTTTG gtGTTTCATGTGAGCGGACAAATCGATATAATTTGTCAAGAATTCAGAAATATCTCTGAGAATATTATTCTTCACAAATTTTCCGTACATGAATTAAGAATGCTGATCAAAAGACATAAcagaattcttttattttccgaGAATATTGAGAAACTCTTCTCCTTTATCGCGTTGATGCAAATTGTTTGGAATACGCTAGTTATTTGCAGCTTAGGATTTGTCTTCATAATT TCTACTCATACTGAAATTGGTGTTTTCGCGTTAgtgaaaaactttttttcttaccTTGGCATAACAATGGAactctttattatttgtttcgtCGGAGAATATCTTAGCTACAAG AGTAAATCAATTGCCAATGCATCATACGAAATGCTGTGGTATAATATGCCGTTAAATCAcagtaaagttataatattcataataatgaGATCTCAGAAGCGATTGACGATCACGGCAGGGAAAATAATGGATATGTCATTCGAAGCTTTTACGAGT atcgtGAAGGCATCAGCGTCATATGTATCTGTCTTGAATGCTATGTATTAA
- the LOC139818746 gene encoding odorant receptor 13a-like isoform X1, with product MKITSSVSPALKICLKFFGVWPDVSYSTVCWLSFMLSMLIVQYFQYLYVFKHCNVSELLNFIDGLTVSLDYSLTFFKLAGLWIHRRVFHQILTAMDNDWRECINIDQHLHIMTIKANISYIFCNAMLSLTAVVTVIYFLGEYITRFIFLTEDYNDTLRRFPVRTEFPHETLQSPMFEFLFVILLLHAMLHGGAVGTVDGLIFTLVFHVSGQIDIICQEFRNISENIILHKFSVHELRMLIKRHNRILLFSENIEKLFSFIALMQIVWNTLVICSLGFVFIISTHTEIGVFALVKNFFSYLGITMELFIICFVGEYLSYKSKSIANASYEMLWYNMPLNHSKVIIFIIMRSQKRLTITAGKIMDMSFEAFTSVIFQTICTGEQIYFILIT from the exons ATGAAAATTACGAGTTCTGTCAGCCCGGCGCTGAAAATATGTCTTAAATTTTTCGGCGTGTGGCCGGATGTATCGTATTCTACTGTCTGTTGGCTGAGCTTTATGTTAAGCATGTTAATCGTACAGTACTTCCAGTATCTGTATGTATTCAAGCATTGTAATGTCAGCGAACTCTTGAATTTTATTGACGGTCTGACAGTATCTCTAGACTATagtttgacattttttaaattggctgGTTTGTGGATACATCGTCG AGTTTTTCATCAAATCCTGACGGCTATGGATAATGATTGGCGCGAGTGCATCAATATTGATCAGCATTTGCATATAATGACAATTAAAGCTAATATATCGTATATCTTTTGTAACGCTATGTTGAGCTTAACCGCGGTCGTTacagtaatttatttcttaggCGAATACATAACtcgttttatatttctaactGAAGATTACAATGACACTTTACGACGGTTTCCCGTAAGAACAGAATTTCCCCACGAAACTCTACAATCGCCGATGTTTGAATTTCTCTTTGTGATATTATTGTTACACGCAATGTTACATGGAGGCGCAGTTGGTACTGTAGACGGATTGATCTTTACTTTG gtGTTTCATGTGAGCGGACAAATCGATATAATTTGTCAAGAATTCAGAAATATCTCTGAGAATATTATTCTTCACAAATTTTCCGTACATGAATTAAGAATGCTGATCAAAAGACATAAcagaattcttttattttccgaGAATATTGAGAAACTCTTCTCCTTTATCGCGTTGATGCAAATTGTTTGGAATACGCTAGTTATTTGCAGCTTAGGATTTGTCTTCATAATT TCTACTCATACTGAAATTGGTGTTTTCGCGTTAgtgaaaaactttttttcttaccTTGGCATAACAATGGAactctttattatttgtttcgtCGGAGAATATCTTAGCTACAAG AGTAAATCAATTGCCAATGCATCATACGAAATGCTGTGGTATAATATGCCGTTAAATCAcagtaaagttataatattcataataatgaGATCTCAGAAGCGATTGACGATCACGGCAGGGAAAATAATGGATATGTCATTCGAAGCTTTTACGAGTGTAATCTTTCAAACCATTTGTACAGgagaacaaatttatttcatacttattacttaa
- the LOC139818800 gene encoding odorant receptor 22c-like isoform X3, producing the protein MSTSTVSPLLKIGLGLIGMWPGASHATFCWLFYMTTLVAMQYFQYSYVYAHLDFSNLTKLMDGLGLTLDYTLTVLKLLSLWFNRRIFADILVGMNDDWKDCGTDLRECVMMDKANLAHRCSNAMISVNALATFLYFIDSYVRGSMLSKDGQLREFPIQVQFPFEVHETPVYQLVGLGLFFHVLETATVIAMLNALILTLVLHVSGQIDIVCLELKEISSISKSSSVFAKTLVVRHQKIISLSKNIESFFSFVALLQFVWNTFVICALGFMVVISLGTNMTSKSAMLIQFIIPYLAVTIEAFVFCFAGEYLSTKSRAIGDAAYEAVWYDLSITECRILLFVILRSQKRLTITAGKIMDLTLEGFTTLEQVHH; encoded by the exons ATGTCGACAAGTACCGTAAGCCCGTTGCTGAAGATCGGTCTCGGTTTGATTGGCATGTGGCCCGGCGCCTCGCACGCGACGTTTTGCTGGCTCTTTTACATGACTACCCTCGTCGCGATGCAGTACTTTCAGTACTCCTACGTCTACGCGCACCTCGATTTTAGCAATCTGACGAAGCTGATGGACGGTCTGGGTCTCACTCTGGACTACACCCTGACGGTACTCAAGCTACTCAGCCTTTGGTTTAATCGTCG GATATTCGCGGATATTTTGGTCGGGATGAATGACGATTGGAAGGATTGCGGGACCGATTTGCGTGAATGCGTGATGATGGACAAGGCTAATTTGGCGCACCGTTGCTCCAACGCCATGATATCCGTCAACGCTCTCGCcacttttttgtattttatcgaTAGTTACGTACGTGGAAGTATGCTTTCCAAGGATGGACAGTTGCGCGAGTTTCCGATACAAGTACAGTTTCCGTTCGAGGTTCACGAAACGCCTGTTTATCAACTGGTCGGCCTGGGATTGTTTTTTCATGTGTTAGAAACGGCGACCGTAATAGCGATGCTGAATGCTTTGATTTTAACGTTG GTACTTCACGTAAGCGGACAAATCGATATCGTGTGTCTAGAGCTAAAAGAGATTTCCTCCATATCCAAATCTAGCTCGGTATTTGCCAAAACGCTCGTCGTAAGGCACCAGAAGATCATATCGTTGTCGAAGAACATCGAAAGCTTCTTTTCATTCGTTGCTCTGTTGCAATTTGTATGGAACACTTTTGTTATTTGTGCCTTAGGATTCATGGTCGTGATA TCTTTAGGTACGAACATGACGAGTAAATCCGCGAtgttaatacaatttattattccatATCTGGCAGTAACCATAGAAgcttttgtattttgttttgCCGGCGAATATTTGAGCACTAAG aGCAGGGCTATCGGCGATGCGGCGTATGAAGCGGTTTGGTACGATTTATCTATTACCGAATGCCGAATTTTGTTATTCGTAATCCTCAGATCTCAAAAGCGACTGACGATCACAGCTGGGAAAATCATGGATCTAACACTGGAAGGTTTTACCACT TTAGAGCAAGTCCATCATTAA
- the LOC139819021 gene encoding odorant receptor 22c-like, translating to MVITSTVSPTLKMGLQFVGMWPDVPYSTIYWLSFMSSMLIIQCFQYLYICDHFKMSELSNLVDSLPLTLDYSLTLLKYTSLWMYRRVFHEILATMDNDWRECININQHLHVMTIKANMSHSITNAMFSFNAIAAVLYFLGDYVVRSVFLTADYNDTLRQLPIKIQLPFDSQQSPMFEFLVVTLFLHIMLHTFTVSIFNGLIFTLVLHVSGQIDIICQEFRNISRNTFLYSLPSFGILVERHNKIILFSENMEKLFSFIALMQVVWNTLVICCLGFIVIISIHNEADTFVFVKTVFGYCVILIDVFVICFAGEHLSFKSKLIANATYETLWYNMPSNAGKIIIFILMRSQKQLTITAGNMMDMSFESFTNIMKASVSYISVLNAIY from the exons atggTGATCACAAGTACCGTTAGCCCGACGCTGAAAATGGGTCTTCAATTTGTTGGCATGTGGCCGGATGTACCGTATTCTACTATTTATTGGTTGAGTTTTATGTCCAGCATGCTAATTATACAGTGCTTCCagtatttgtatatttgtgaCCATTTTAAGATGAGCGAGCTTTCGAATCTTGTCGATAGCTTGCCTTTGACTTTGGATTACAGTTTaactttacttaaatataCCAGTTTGTGGATGTATCGTCG aGTCTTTCATGAAATCCTTGCTACTATGGATAATGACTGGCGCGAGTGCATCAATATAAATCAGCATTTGCATGTGATGACAATCAAAGCTAATATGTCGCACTCCATTACTAATGCTATGTTTAGCTTTAATGCGATCGCCGCCGTATTGTACTTCTTAGGCGACTACGTAGTTCGTTCCGTATTCCTAACTGCAGATTACAATGACACTTTAAGGCAGCTtcctataaaaatacaattgcCTTTTGATAGTCAACAATCGCCGATGTTCGAGTTTCTTGTTGtaacgttatttttacatataatgttACACACATTCAcagtatctatttttaatgggctaatttttactttg gTGCTACATGTAAGCGGacaaattgatataatatgtcaagaattcagaaatatttccagGAATACTTTTCTATATTCCCTACCTTCATTTGGAATATTAGTCGAGAGgcataacaaaattattttattttccgaaaacatGGAAAAGCTCTTCTCCTTTATCGCGTTAATGCAAGTTGTTTGGAATACATTAGTTATTTGTTGCCTAGGATTTATCGTTATAATT TCTATCCATAATGAAGCCGATACATTTGTATTCGTGAAAACTGTGTTTGGTTACTGTGTCATATTGATTGACGTCTTTGTCATTTGCTTTGCCGGAGAACATCTTAGTTTTAAG AgcaaattaattgcaaatgcAACGTATGAAACGCTGTGGTACAATATGCCATCAAATGCgggtaaaattataatatttatattaatgagaTCTCAGAAGCAACTGACGATTACGGCAGGAAACATGATGGATATGTCATTTGAatcttttacaaat ATCATGAAAGCATCAGTGTCTTATATATCCGTCTTAAATGCTATATATTGA
- the LOC139818803 gene encoding odorant receptor 10-like isoform X2: MKITSSVSPALKICLKFFGVWPDVSYSTACWLSFMLSMLIVQYFQYLYVFKHCNVSELLNFIDGLTASLYYSLTFLKLASLWIHRRVFHQILTAMDNDWRECINIDQHLHIMTIKANVSYIFCNAMLSFTAVATVIYFLGEYITRFIFLTKDYNDTLRRFPVRTEFPHETLQSPMFEFLFVILLFHAMLHGGAAGTVDGLIFTLVFHVSGQIDIICKEFRNISENIILHKSSVYELGMLIERHNRILSFSENIEKLFSFIALMQIVWNTLVICSLGFVFIISTHTDEVGVFALVKNLFSSLGTIIELFIICFVGEYLSYKGKSITNASYESLWYNMPLNHSKVIIFIIMRSQKRLAITAGKMMDMSFEAFTSVIFQTICIQENKFISYLLFNFIFNTLFYKIYN, from the exons ATGAAAATTACGAGTTCTGTCAGCCCGGCGCTGAAAATATGTCTTAAATTTTTCGGCGTGTGGCCGGATGTATCGTATTCTACTGCCTGTTGGCTGAGCTTTATGTTAAGCATGTTAATCGTACAGTACTTCCAGTATCTGTATGTATTCAAGCATTGTAATGTCAGCGAACTCTTGAATTTTATTGACGGTCTGACAGCATCTTTATACTATAGTTtgacatttttgaaattggcTAGTTTGTGGATACATCGTCG AGTTTTTCATCAAATCCTGACTGCTATGGATAATGATTGGCGCGAGTGCATCAATATCGATCAGCATTTGCATATAATGACAATTAAAGCTAATGTATCGTATATCTTTTGTAACGCTATGTTGAGCTTCACCGCGGTCGCTacagtaatttatttcttaggCGAATATATAActcgttttatatttttaactaaagaTTACAATGACACTTTACGACGGTTTCCCGTAAGAACAGAATTTCCTCACGAAACTCTACAATCGCCGATGTTTGAATTTCTCTTTGTGATATTATTGTTTCACGCAATGTTACATGGAGGCGCGGCCGGTACTGTAGACGGATTGATCTTTACTTTG gtGTTTCATGTGAGCGGACAAAtcgatataatatgtaaagaatttagaaatatctCTGAGAATATTATTCTTCACAAATCTTCCGTATATGAATTAGGAATGCTGATCGAAAGACACAACAGAATTCTTTCATTTTCCGAAAATATCGAGAAACTCTTCTCCTTTATCGCATTAATGCAGATTGTTTGGAATACGCTAGTTATTTGCAGCTTAGGATTTGTCTTCATAATT TCTACTCATACTGACGAAGTTGGTGTTTTCGCGTTAGTAAAAAACTTGTTTTCTTCTCTTGGTACAATAATAGAactctttattatttgttttgtcgGAGAATATCTTAGCTACAAG GGTAAATCAATTACCAATGCATCATATGAATCGCTGTGGTATAATATGCCGTTAAATCAtagtaaagttataatattcataataatgaGATCTCAGAAGCGATTGGCGATCACGGCAGGGAAAATGATGGATATGTCATTCGAAGCTTTTACGAGTGTAATCTTTCAAACTATTTGTATACAGgagaacaaatttatttcatacttattatttaattttatatttaatacattattttataaaatttataattaa